One segment of Pseudarthrobacter siccitolerans DNA contains the following:
- a CDS encoding AbiTii domain-containing protein has protein sequence MTKLTEIIDAASDGTFTTSNLLRKVQTVAFRLRAEELGAWSQRELFGYKSNDPVPGYRGPFPTPVTGVWSGPVGSRATNVVSYVGLPEDFINCWFRATIRQPVADLELLGASDKNPSMSWDPFIVNEYNRHVAEKKGGAGFYMMELIGATQAIPQNAIVGIIDAVRTTALKFALELEQVAPTAGEPGGPTTDDPEVKQVTNNFHFTINGDGNNIAAGSDIQQKAVVKKGDIDSLVKAAVELGLQREAAEDLRSAVLADGPSPAEKTNNFVSKLRAGGYSLAGGVSSNLAADGVLQAVGAFFGMPTA, from the coding sequence ATGACCAAGCTGACCGAGATCATCGATGCTGCGAGTGATGGGACCTTTACTACCTCAAACCTGCTTAGGAAGGTCCAGACAGTTGCCTTTCGTCTCAGGGCCGAGGAACTGGGTGCATGGTCACAACGAGAGTTGTTTGGATACAAGAGCAATGATCCGGTGCCCGGGTATAGGGGTCCCTTCCCGACGCCGGTCACTGGCGTGTGGTCAGGACCCGTCGGCAGCCGCGCGACCAATGTCGTTTCTTATGTCGGCCTCCCGGAAGACTTCATTAACTGCTGGTTTAGGGCCACGATTCGTCAACCCGTTGCAGACCTCGAATTGCTTGGAGCCAGCGACAAGAATCCCAGTATGAGCTGGGACCCCTTCATTGTGAATGAATACAACCGGCACGTGGCGGAGAAGAAGGGCGGAGCGGGTTTCTACATGATGGAGCTCATCGGCGCGACACAAGCCATTCCGCAAAACGCAATCGTTGGCATCATCGACGCTGTTCGTACTACTGCTCTGAAGTTCGCTTTGGAGCTGGAGCAAGTAGCTCCTACAGCTGGCGAACCAGGTGGACCGACGACTGATGATCCCGAGGTAAAACAAGTGACAAACAACTTCCATTTCACCATCAACGGTGACGGCAACAACATCGCCGCTGGGTCAGATATCCAACAAAAGGCGGTGGTAAAAAAGGGTGACATCGATTCGCTGGTCAAAGCAGCTGTGGAGCTTGGATTGCAGCGCGAAGCAGCGGAGGACCTGCGATCCGCTGTTCTGGCGGATGGCCCGAGCCCAGCCGAAAAGACCAACAATTTTGTGTCTAAACTCCGCGCTGGCGGCTATTCCTTGGCTGGCGGTGTGTCTTCCAATCTCGCTGCCGATGGCGTTTTGCAGGCTGTGGGAGCCTTTTTTGGGATGCCGACAGCCTGA